A genomic region of Mitsuaria sp. 7 contains the following coding sequences:
- a CDS encoding DUF4139 domain-containing protein, with the protein MKRFDSRITTRAAAVTIVLGAALGGMGGARAQGASAISQVLLYPGGAQVERTLTAPAGTGVARFACLSPYLERDTLQAEAAPGVSLGDLQLELLPVEQVPECQRVSPRIKELEQQRSAVDAEMGGVDLALKYLRSVTDRDGKPGVALNASVESLRRSGQELLTRERALQTRIAELEQQLRIARAAEPALSGQVGVVLLRLSSPTAVPVKLSYRVRNSGWTPQYRGRLDTAKGTLTVERLARVAQGSGEDWNDVRLRLSTEQPRQAIAPRALSIWRISMAPPPVPVSAPPMPQGFYPAPVMSAPAPAAPPPMFRRAGDNSTAEPPVVVNFDASVFQGEFAAEYALPQPVTLRGNGQELSLTLGQQTLDARLIARVQPQIEAQAYLFAEAKRPAGAFPNGPMQLYRDGSLIGSTPFRPNDGTEWTLPFGTDDWLRVDVSPEQRDGAETGLIATRRERVVTRQWAIENRRTRPVTLQVLEAAPVGEHADIRVQTQFSPAVTQSDWNNRPGVQLWELPLEPGRTQRFSAVYRISVPRDANVLGLP; encoded by the coding sequence ATGAAGCGATTCGACAGCCGGATCACGACGAGGGCCGCCGCGGTCACGATCGTGCTGGGCGCCGCGCTGGGCGGCATGGGCGGGGCACGCGCGCAGGGCGCGAGCGCGATCAGCCAGGTGCTGCTCTATCCGGGCGGCGCCCAGGTCGAACGCACGCTGACCGCGCCCGCGGGGACCGGCGTGGCCCGCTTCGCCTGCCTGTCGCCGTACCTGGAACGCGACACCTTGCAGGCCGAGGCCGCGCCGGGCGTGTCGCTGGGAGACCTGCAACTGGAACTGCTGCCGGTCGAGCAGGTGCCGGAGTGCCAGCGCGTCTCGCCGCGCATCAAGGAACTCGAGCAGCAGCGCAGCGCCGTCGATGCGGAGATGGGCGGCGTCGACCTGGCGCTCAAGTACCTGCGCAGCGTCACTGACCGCGATGGCAAGCCGGGTGTGGCGTTGAACGCCTCGGTCGAGTCGCTGCGGCGCAGCGGCCAGGAACTGCTCACCCGCGAGCGGGCGCTGCAGACGCGCATCGCCGAACTCGAGCAGCAGTTGCGCATCGCGCGCGCCGCCGAGCCGGCGTTGAGCGGCCAGGTGGGCGTCGTGCTGCTGCGCCTGTCGAGTCCGACGGCGGTGCCGGTGAAGCTGTCCTACCGCGTGCGCAACAGCGGCTGGACGCCGCAGTACCGGGGGCGGCTCGACACGGCCAAGGGCACGCTGACCGTCGAGCGGCTGGCCCGCGTCGCGCAGGGCAGCGGCGAGGACTGGAACGACGTCCGGCTGAGGCTCTCGACCGAGCAGCCGCGGCAGGCGATCGCACCGCGCGCGCTGTCGATCTGGCGGATCTCGATGGCGCCGCCACCCGTGCCTGTGTCCGCGCCGCCCATGCCGCAGGGCTTCTATCCCGCGCCCGTGATGTCGGCGCCGGCCCCTGCCGCTCCCCCACCGATGTTCCGCCGGGCGGGGGACAACAGCACGGCCGAGCCGCCCGTGGTGGTGAACTTCGACGCTTCCGTTTTCCAGGGCGAGTTCGCCGCCGAATACGCGCTGCCGCAACCGGTCACGCTGCGGGGCAACGGCCAGGAACTGTCGCTGACGCTGGGACAGCAGACGCTGGATGCACGCCTGATCGCGCGAGTGCAGCCGCAGATCGAGGCCCAGGCCTACCTGTTCGCCGAGGCCAAGCGGCCGGCGGGCGCGTTCCCGAACGGTCCGATGCAGCTGTATCGCGACGGCAGCCTGATCGGCAGCACGCCGTTCCGCCCGAATGACGGCACCGAGTGGACCTTGCCGTTCGGCACCGACGATTGGCTGCGCGTCGACGTCAGTCCCGAACAGCGTGACGGCGCGGAGACCGGTCTGATCGCCACGCGGCGGGAGCGGGTCGTCACGCGTCAGTGGGCGATCGAGAATCGACGCACCCGGCCGGTGACGCTGCAGGTGCTGGAAGCCGCGCCGGTCGGCGAGCACGCCGACATCCGCGTGCAGACGCAGTTCTCGCCGGCGGTGACGCAATCCGACTGGAACAACCGACCCGGCGTGCAGTTGTGGGAACTGCCGCTGGAGCCCGGCAGGACGCAGCGCTTCAGCGCGGTCTATCGGATCAGCGTGCCGAGGGACGCGAACGTGCTGGGCCTGCCTTAA
- a CDS encoding glutamate-5-semialdehyde dehydrogenase: MTDLNAYMTGVGEAARAAATLMAAAPTAARNLALQALARRLRDAGPALAAANERDLAAATEAGLEAPMVDRLRLTAKVLATVAEGCEQIAAMPDPIGEITGMKRRPTGISVGQMRVPLGVFGMIYESRPNVTIEAASLAIKSGNACILRGGSEALHSNLALAALVADSLEEAGLPREAVQLVNTTDRAAVSLLIAMPAFVDVIIPRGGKGLIERISREARVPVIKHLDGNCHSYVDAEVDLDLAVTVVDNAKTQKYSPCNATESLLVHAKQAADFLPRIGMVFAAKGVEMRGCERTLALLDAVPRDLLKPATAEDWDTEYLAPIISIKVVDSLDEAIAHVNRHGSHHTDAILTTNHVSAMRFLREVDSASVMVNASTRFADGFEYGLGAEIGISTDKFHARGPVGLEGLTSMKWVVLGQGEIRG; this comes from the coding sequence ATGACCGACCTCAACGCCTACATGACCGGCGTCGGCGAGGCGGCCCGCGCGGCCGCGACGCTGATGGCCGCCGCCCCGACCGCCGCCCGGAACCTCGCGCTGCAGGCGCTCGCCCGCCGCCTGCGCGACGCGGGCCCGGCGCTCGCGGCGGCGAACGAACGCGACCTCGCCGCCGCCACCGAGGCCGGGCTGGAAGCCCCGATGGTCGACCGCCTGCGGCTGACCGCGAAGGTGCTGGCCACTGTCGCCGAAGGCTGCGAGCAGATCGCCGCAATGCCTGACCCCATCGGCGAGATCACCGGCATGAAACGCCGCCCGACCGGCATCAGCGTCGGCCAGATGCGCGTGCCGCTGGGCGTGTTCGGCATGATCTACGAGAGCCGTCCCAACGTGACCATCGAGGCCGCGTCGCTCGCGATCAAGAGCGGCAACGCCTGCATCCTGCGCGGCGGCTCCGAGGCGCTGCACAGCAACCTGGCGCTCGCCGCGCTGGTGGCGGACAGCCTTGAGGAAGCCGGCCTGCCGCGCGAGGCGGTGCAGCTCGTCAACACGACCGACCGCGCCGCGGTAAGCCTGCTGATCGCGATGCCCGCCTTCGTCGACGTCATCATCCCGCGCGGCGGCAAGGGCCTGATCGAGCGCATCAGCCGCGAGGCCCGCGTCCCGGTGATCAAGCACCTGGACGGCAACTGCCACAGCTACGTCGACGCCGAGGTCGACCTGGACCTGGCGGTGACCGTCGTCGACAACGCGAAGACGCAGAAGTACAGCCCCTGCAACGCGACCGAGTCGCTGCTGGTCCATGCGAAGCAGGCCGCCGATTTCCTCCCCCGCATCGGCATGGTGTTCGCCGCCAAGGGCGTGGAGATGCGCGGCTGCGAGCGCACGCTGGCGCTGCTGGACGCCGTGCCGCGCGACCTGCTCAAGCCCGCGACGGCCGAGGACTGGGACACCGAATACCTCGCGCCCATCATCAGCATCAAGGTCGTGGACTCGCTCGACGAAGCCATCGCGCACGTCAACCGGCACGGCTCGCACCACACCGACGCGATCCTCACGACCAATCACGTCAGCGCGATGCGTTTCCTGCGCGAGGTCGATTCGGCCAGCGTGATGGTCAACGCCAGCACGCGCTTCGCCGACGGCTTCGAGTACGGCCTGGGCGCCGAGATCGGCATCTCCACCGACAAGTTCCACGCCCGCGGCCCGGTGGGCCTCGAAGGGCTGACGTCGATGAAGTGGGTGGTGCTCGGCCAGGGCGAGATCCGGGGTTGA
- a CDS encoding BlaI/MecI/CopY family transcriptional regulator, protein MDESINDDGKGDVSLSELQLALMRVLWTRGRASNAEVAEALREQQRPLAHTTVATLLSRLEKRGLIASERDGRALVYRAAVSEPEVQRSMVSGLLSTLFGGKPEALLSHLVSEGELGDDDLARMRALLKSKGGRHD, encoded by the coding sequence ATGGACGAGTCGATCAACGACGACGGCAAGGGCGATGTGTCGCTCAGCGAACTGCAGCTGGCGCTGATGCGCGTGCTGTGGACGCGCGGGCGGGCCAGCAATGCCGAGGTGGCCGAGGCCCTGCGCGAGCAGCAGCGCCCGCTGGCGCACACCACCGTGGCGACGCTGCTGTCGCGGCTGGAGAAGCGCGGCCTGATCGCCAGCGAGCGCGACGGCCGTGCGCTGGTCTACCGCGCCGCGGTCAGCGAGCCGGAGGTGCAGCGCTCCATGGTGTCGGGGCTGCTGAGCACGCTGTTCGGCGGCAAGCCCGAGGCGCTGCTGAGCCATCTGGTCTCGGAGGGCGAACTCGGCGACGATGACCTCGCCAGGATGCGCGCGCTGCTGAAGAGCAAGGGAGGCCGCCATGATTGA
- a CDS encoding M56 family metallopeptidase has product MIEALSGWLLNYLLHSTVLLGGVWALERAGWLKHPAWREAFWRAAFFGAVLTASVQPLTQVTRIALPDVWAPTPVPTLALAQHEQDTGADVVPNLGTVTTPSTGEGHASTSASALAVTATSPARLQVERAADHLTVVADHPVDLSDESMLRRREFLREGLAALLLSWPLVALLGLGLTLVRWLGLRRQVRALPVCGNEELQQAAAELAGIAGVRVPTLRVSPHWASPLVAPGGQICLPERLMRTLDGQQRVAVLAHEIAHLRRRDLAWRLAARLVSQLGWLQPMNRLAMRRLDLLAELACDAWAAAEAGAMPLAEGLYVCARDMAAATAAAEGRRGARSMPALASAMAAARSPLMARMDALLEGSPLAGTTPARRRLGRVLIAGGLCAVALAVPMLVVGKAPRLSVDLSGVSGAFSSAFSGLKVTRQVVIADGVERRVNFSGDLEFNGDETDVVSLADKLSIMEKADGVTRRVEIAADGKGGQVRRFWIDGDSRPIDAQAQAWITGQIGLIAESVQGSGPRVERLLRTGGTEAALADIGKARDAMARRSRIEALLDSGPQSDDTVSQLIALAGGMTDDFQRRTAFVALIEHRTLAPGPQRELLALVPTLKGDFDRRLVLVALSPQLANDTAVMTAWQQAVRGFGGDFDKRIAIVALIDEDHEATPERLRTAIAASGLIGGDFDRRTVLTAAAQQMHGDAATYAASYVDAVRGISGDFDRRSALIALMDGTQVDREVALQVLRATSSMSAGFDRAELLIALAEHLPAEPEVLAQYRQAARGLSTHDRGRVEAAIDHLTSS; this is encoded by the coding sequence ATGATTGAAGCCCTGTCCGGCTGGCTGTTGAACTATCTGCTGCACAGCACGGTGCTGCTGGGCGGTGTCTGGGCGCTGGAGCGCGCGGGCTGGCTGAAGCACCCGGCGTGGCGCGAGGCGTTCTGGCGTGCGGCCTTCTTCGGCGCCGTGCTGACGGCGAGCGTGCAGCCGCTGACGCAGGTCACGCGGATCGCCCTGCCGGACGTCTGGGCGCCGACGCCGGTGCCGACGCTGGCACTGGCGCAGCATGAGCAGGACACAGGCGCTGATGTCGTCCCGAACCTGGGAACGGTCACCACCCCATCGACCGGTGAGGGGCATGCATCGACGTCCGCCTCGGCACTGGCGGTGACCGCGACGTCGCCCGCGCGATTGCAGGTCGAACGGGCTGCCGATCACCTGACGGTCGTCGCCGATCACCCGGTCGACCTCTCCGATGAATCGATGCTCCGGCGTCGGGAGTTCCTGCGCGAGGGCCTCGCCGCGCTGCTGCTCTCCTGGCCGCTGGTGGCGCTGCTCGGCCTCGGCCTGACGCTGGTGCGCTGGCTGGGCTTGCGCCGTCAGGTGCGCGCGCTGCCCGTCTGCGGCAACGAGGAACTCCAGCAGGCCGCCGCCGAACTCGCCGGCATCGCCGGCGTGCGCGTGCCGACGCTGCGCGTGAGCCCGCACTGGGCCAGTCCGCTGGTCGCGCCGGGCGGGCAGATCTGTCTGCCTGAGCGCCTGATGCGCACGCTCGACGGACAACAGCGCGTGGCGGTCCTCGCGCACGAAATCGCCCACCTGCGCCGCCGTGATCTGGCCTGGCGCCTGGCGGCCCGGCTGGTGTCGCAGCTCGGCTGGCTGCAGCCGATGAACCGGCTCGCGATGCGCCGCCTGGACCTGCTCGCCGAGCTGGCCTGCGACGCCTGGGCCGCGGCCGAGGCCGGCGCGATGCCGCTGGCCGAGGGGCTCTACGTCTGCGCCCGCGACATGGCCGCCGCGACCGCCGCCGCCGAGGGTCGGCGAGGCGCCCGTTCCATGCCGGCGCTGGCCAGCGCGATGGCCGCCGCCCGCTCCCCGTTGATGGCGCGGATGGACGCGTTGCTCGAAGGCTCGCCGCTGGCCGGCACCACGCCCGCGCGCCGCCGCCTGGGCCGCGTGCTGATCGCCGGCGGCCTGTGCGCCGTGGCGCTGGCCGTGCCGATGCTGGTCGTCGGCAAGGCGCCGCGGCTGAGCGTCGACCTGAGCGGGGTCAGCGGCGCGTTCTCGTCCGCCTTCAGCGGCCTGAAGGTCACGCGGCAGGTCGTGATCGCCGACGGCGTCGAGCGCCGCGTGAACTTCTCGGGCGATCTGGAATTCAACGGCGACGAGACCGACGTCGTCTCGCTGGCCGACAAGCTCTCGATCATGGAGAAGGCCGACGGCGTGACGCGTCGCGTCGAGATCGCCGCGGACGGCAAGGGCGGGCAGGTGCGCCGCTTCTGGATCGATGGCGACAGCCGGCCGATCGATGCACAGGCGCAGGCGTGGATCACCGGCCAGATCGGGCTCATCGCGGAGAGCGTCCAGGGCAGCGGCCCGCGCGTGGAGCGCCTGTTGCGCACGGGCGGCACCGAGGCCGCACTCGCGGACATCGGCAAGGCCCGGGACGCGATGGCGCGCCGCAGCCGCATCGAGGCGCTGCTCGACAGCGGCCCGCAGAGCGACGACACCGTGTCGCAGCTGATCGCGCTGGCGGGCGGGATGACGGACGATTTCCAGCGTCGGACCGCGTTCGTCGCGTTGATCGAGCATCGGACGCTCGCGCCGGGTCCGCAGCGCGAGCTGCTGGCATTGGTCCCGACGCTCAAGGGCGATTTCGATCGTCGTCTGGTGCTGGTGGCGCTGTCGCCCCAACTGGCCAACGACACCGCCGTGATGACCGCGTGGCAGCAGGCGGTGCGCGGCTTCGGCGGCGACTTCGACAAGCGCATCGCGATCGTCGCGCTGATCGACGAGGACCACGAGGCCACGCCCGAGCGCCTGCGCACGGCGATCGCCGCGAGCGGCCTGATCGGCGGCGACTTCGACAGGCGCACCGTGCTCACGGCGGCGGCGCAGCAGATGCATGGCGACGCGGCGACCTACGCCGCCTCGTATGTCGATGCGGTGCGGGGCATCTCGGGCGACTTCGACCGCCGTTCCGCGCTCATCGCGTTGATGGACGGCACCCAGGTCGACCGCGAGGTCGCGCTGCAGGTGCTGCGCGCCACCAGCAGCATGAGCGCCGGCTTCGATCGCGCCGAACTGCTGATCGCGCTGGCGGAGCATCTGCCCGCGGAGCCGGAGGTGCTCGCGCAGTACCGGCAGGCCGCGCGCGGGCTGAGCACGCACGACCGGGGCCGCGTGGAGGCGGCGATCGACCATCTGACGTCGTCCTGA
- a CDS encoding pitrilysin family protein: MRFKPAAPAAITLAVLTALVGINHSALAAPAAAGTSAVTTVGGTLNVKLEKVKLANGFEVILVEDHRLPLVAFNLWVHAGPRNEAPGQTGFAHLFEHLMFAGTRHIPRGSADKIIDAAGGTDSNGSTDFDRTNYFFTLPSNQLELGLWLKSDMLGYMIDEVDSVSLANQQDVVRNERRQSVENRPYGIVEEALYQALFPEGHPYRATVIGSHADIQSIKLNDVKAFARSYYRPNNATLVLAGDFDPAQAKQLVQKYFGPLKAGDPVPPVNVPQPKLTEEKRVEVTDRIELPRLDIAWHTPAVFQPGDAELDLASHVLGGGKSSRLYKTLVYDKQLAQSVQVQQYSLSLGSVFSVEVIARPGKSLDEIQKIVDDAVAELSVNPPTPEEMVRARAAIETSTLARLEKVQALADQINYYNQQAGDPNYIGKDLARYQAITPEKIRDVVAQQLKKDARVVVLATPGEQKLAAEVPTPPAPEKAGKGERESMNPDVAWRKTQPKGGKAKASVLPEGKRLTLANGLTLIHVPNPGLPLVSATLVVRAGQTANPADRPGLSSFTAGLLQQGTQTRTAQQIADEAAALGAAISSGAGRDEARIEASSLKRNFAQTLALVADVTLHPAFDAAEIARMQNQRLAALQQQREQAPAVASVVSNRVIYGEGHPLAKAAIGDEASIKATDAAALRQFWATHYRPDQAALVVAGDISADELKSLAERLFGGWERPKTAAAAVDTAAPKPVAARVILVDKPNAPQTALSVVAPGPKSGTPDAEDIKVMNAAMGGLFTSRINTQLREVKGYTYGIYSAYTMNRDSGLFGIRGSVRTDVTGPALTDMFKEIDGMRAKPMGADELNRVRNAQLLALPGLFDTNRVVASSYASEWAVGAPADSITSLPRKYGAVNASSAYKATKTYVDPAALIVVAVGDKAKVLPQLEALGRKPLEIRDLQGAPVDVTAPSGAASAAKP; the protein is encoded by the coding sequence ATGCGATTCAAGCCCGCGGCACCCGCCGCCATCACCTTGGCCGTCCTGACCGCCCTGGTCGGCATCAACCACAGCGCCCTGGCCGCGCCGGCCGCGGCCGGGACCAGCGCCGTCACCACCGTCGGCGGCACGCTCAACGTGAAGCTGGAGAAGGTGAAGCTGGCCAACGGCTTCGAGGTGATCCTGGTCGAGGACCACCGCCTGCCGCTGGTGGCCTTCAACCTGTGGGTGCACGCCGGCCCGCGCAACGAGGCACCGGGACAGACCGGCTTCGCGCATCTGTTCGAACACCTGATGTTCGCCGGCACCCGACACATCCCGCGCGGCTCGGCCGACAAGATCATCGACGCCGCCGGCGGCACCGATTCCAACGGCTCGACCGACTTCGACCGCACGAACTACTTCTTCACGCTGCCGTCCAACCAGCTCGAACTCGGCCTGTGGCTGAAGTCGGACATGCTGGGCTACATGATCGACGAGGTCGATTCGGTCTCGCTGGCCAACCAGCAGGACGTCGTGCGCAACGAGCGCCGCCAGTCCGTCGAGAACCGCCCCTACGGCATCGTCGAGGAAGCGCTGTACCAGGCGCTGTTCCCGGAAGGCCATCCCTACCGCGCCACGGTGATCGGCTCGCACGCCGACATCCAGTCGATCAAGCTGAACGACGTCAAGGCCTTCGCCCGCAGCTACTACCGCCCGAACAACGCGACGCTGGTGCTGGCCGGCGACTTCGATCCCGCGCAGGCCAAGCAGCTGGTGCAGAAGTACTTCGGCCCGCTGAAGGCCGGCGATCCGGTGCCGCCGGTCAACGTCCCGCAGCCGAAGCTGACCGAGGAGAAGCGCGTCGAAGTCACCGACCGCATCGAGCTCCCGCGTCTGGACATCGCCTGGCACACGCCGGCCGTGTTCCAGCCGGGCGACGCCGAACTGGACCTCGCCTCGCACGTGCTGGGCGGCGGCAAGTCCAGCCGCCTCTACAAGACGCTGGTCTACGACAAGCAGCTGGCGCAGTCGGTGCAGGTGCAGCAGTACTCGCTGTCGCTGGGCTCGGTGTTCTCGGTCGAGGTGATCGCGCGTCCCGGCAAGTCGCTGGACGAGATCCAGAAGATCGTCGACGACGCGGTCGCGGAGCTGTCCGTCAATCCGCCGACGCCTGAGGAGATGGTCCGCGCCCGCGCCGCCATCGAGACCAGCACGCTGGCGCGCCTGGAGAAGGTCCAGGCCCTGGCGGACCAGATCAACTACTACAACCAGCAGGCCGGCGATCCGAACTACATCGGCAAGGACCTGGCGCGCTACCAGGCGATCACGCCGGAGAAGATCCGCGACGTCGTCGCGCAGCAGTTGAAGAAGGACGCGCGCGTCGTCGTGCTGGCCACGCCGGGCGAGCAGAAGCTGGCCGCTGAAGTCCCGACCCCGCCGGCGCCCGAGAAGGCGGGCAAGGGCGAGCGCGAGTCGATGAACCCCGACGTCGCCTGGCGCAAGACGCAGCCCAAGGGCGGCAAGGCCAAGGCCTCGGTGCTGCCGGAAGGCAAGCGCCTGACGCTGGCGAACGGCTTGACGCTGATCCACGTTCCGAACCCGGGCCTGCCGCTGGTGAGCGCGACGCTGGTCGTGCGCGCCGGCCAGACCGCCAACCCGGCGGACCGTCCCGGCCTGTCGAGCTTCACCGCCGGCCTCCTGCAGCAGGGCACGCAGACGCGCACCGCGCAGCAGATCGCCGACGAGGCCGCCGCGCTGGGCGCGGCGATCAGCAGCGGCGCGGGCCGCGACGAGGCCCGCATCGAAGCGAGCAGCCTGAAGCGCAACTTCGCGCAGACGCTGGCGCTGGTGGCGGATGTCACGCTGCATCCGGCCTTCGATGCCGCCGAGATCGCGCGCATGCAGAACCAGCGCCTGGCCGCGCTGCAGCAGCAGCGCGAGCAGGCGCCGGCTGTCGCGTCGGTCGTCTCCAACCGCGTGATCTACGGTGAAGGCCATCCGCTGGCCAAGGCCGCGATCGGCGACGAGGCCTCGATCAAGGCCACCGACGCCGCCGCGCTGCGCCAGTTCTGGGCGACGCACTACCGGCCCGACCAGGCCGCGCTGGTGGTCGCCGGCGACATCTCGGCCGATGAGCTGAAGTCGCTGGCCGAGCGCCTGTTCGGCGGTTGGGAACGCCCGAAGACGGCCGCCGCCGCGGTCGACACCGCCGCGCCCAAGCCCGTCGCCGCCCGCGTGATCCTGGTCGACAAGCCGAATGCGCCGCAGACCGCGCTGAGCGTCGTCGCGCCCGGACCGAAGTCGGGAACGCCCGACGCCGAGGACATCAAGGTGATGAACGCGGCGATGGGCGGTCTCTTCACGTCGCGCATCAACACGCAGCTGCGCGAGGTCAAGGGCTACACCTACGGCATCTACTCGGCGTACACGATGAACCGCGACAGCGGCCTGTTCGGCATCCGCGGCAGCGTGCGCACCGACGTCACCGGCCCCGCGCTGACCGACATGTTCAAGGAGATCGACGGCATGCGCGCCAAGCCGATGGGCGCCGACGAGCTGAACCGCGTGCGCAACGCGCAGCTGCTGGCGCTGCCGGGGCTGTTCGACACCAACCGCGTCGTGGCCTCGAGCTATGCCAGCGAGTGGGCCGTCGGCGCGCCGGCGGACAGCATCACGTCGCTGCCGCGCAAGTACGGCGCCGTGAACGCGAGCAGCGCCTACAAGGCGACGAAGACCTACGTCGATCCGGCCGCGCTGATCGTCGTGGCCGTCGGCGACAAGGCCAAGGTGCTGCCGCAGCTGGAGGCGCTCGGACGCAAGCCGCTGGAGATCCGCGACCTGCAGGGCGCGCCGGTCGATGTGACCGCACCCTCGGGTGCGGCCTCGGCCGCGAAGCCGTGA
- a CDS encoding N-acetyltransferase — protein MRQPTDTHVHDFSFVRADEVAPEILHAAFTGAFADYLIGPFQIPFAQWPMFLARQGVDLPLSRVALDAAGAPLAFAFVAQRPVSNRWRLATMGALPAARGTGAAPALLDDFIARAAAAGMRAVELEVFAQNDRARRLYEGRGFRRQHDLFGYVAEPGAIAPSTAGALHAIDMPHLLAWLDAAERRLPDLPLQVTAATIRHGIDYHGWQTADSQIVFSLPDETVMVHSFIAPREADARALIQALAAVYPERRLRVPQLQREDLGGAALRALGAVPQPLHQQLMLRPL, from the coding sequence ATGAGACAACCGACCGACACGCATGTCCACGACTTCTCCTTCGTCCGCGCCGACGAAGTCGCGCCGGAGATCCTCCACGCCGCTTTCACCGGCGCGTTCGCCGACTACCTGATCGGCCCGTTCCAGATCCCGTTCGCGCAGTGGCCGATGTTCCTCGCGCGGCAGGGCGTCGACCTGCCGCTGTCGCGCGTGGCGCTCGATGCGGCCGGCGCGCCGCTGGCGTTCGCGTTCGTCGCGCAGCGGCCGGTGTCGAACCGGTGGCGTCTCGCGACCATGGGCGCCCTGCCCGCCGCGCGCGGCACCGGGGCCGCGCCTGCATTGCTCGACGACTTCATCGCCCGCGCCGCAGCGGCCGGGATGCGCGCCGTGGAGCTCGAAGTCTTCGCGCAGAACGATCGCGCACGACGCCTGTATGAGGGACGCGGCTTCCGCAGGCAGCACGACCTCTTCGGCTACGTCGCCGAGCCCGGCGCGATCGCACCGTCGACGGCCGGAGCGCTCCACGCGATCGACATGCCGCATCTGCTCGCCTGGCTCGACGCCGCCGAGCGCCGCCTCCCCGACCTGCCGCTGCAGGTCACCGCGGCCACGATCCGGCATGGCATCGACTATCACGGCTGGCAGACCGCCGACAGCCAGATCGTCTTCAGCCTCCCCGACGAGACCGTCATGGTCCACAGCTTCATCGCGCCGCGGGAGGCCGACGCCCGCGCGCTGATCCAGGCCCTCGCCGCCGTGTACCCTGAGCGCCGTCTGCGCGTGCCGCAGCTGCAGCGCGAAGACCTCGGCGGTGCGGCGCTGCGCGCGCTAGGCGCCGTTCCGCAACCGCTGCACCAGCAGCTGATGCTGCGGCCGCTTTGA
- a CDS encoding MAE_28990/MAE_18760 family HEPN-like nuclease gives MKIRTSAELMTHLQSDLAWRLAEIRELQACVTSARRNRVDVHIRAGVAMLYAHWEGFVKGAANAYVAHLAHRGDRNRDLKDCFVALSMRTLLAPLAETGTANAAIAAVAFLRAQQDQATRLSKASIGTNSNLNSKVFKNIAEWLDIDHRPYSTRFSTLDEVLLANRNAIAHGEHLFIDIVRFQTLVEEVVEMLHWFKTDIENAVAQKAFLTAVPSGVATSTVAAPTASGREPPSAT, from the coding sequence ATGAAGATCCGGACCTCTGCAGAACTGATGACTCACCTGCAATCCGACCTGGCGTGGCGCCTCGCGGAGATTCGCGAATTGCAGGCCTGCGTCACTTCAGCCAGGCGCAATCGCGTCGACGTCCACATCAGGGCAGGCGTCGCCATGCTGTATGCGCACTGGGAAGGATTCGTGAAAGGGGCGGCCAACGCCTATGTGGCCCACTTGGCGCATCGCGGTGACAGGAACCGCGATCTGAAGGATTGCTTCGTCGCCCTGAGCATGAGGACCTTGCTGGCACCGTTGGCGGAGACCGGCACGGCCAATGCCGCCATCGCAGCGGTAGCTTTCCTGCGAGCCCAGCAGGATCAAGCGACGCGCCTTTCGAAGGCCAGCATCGGGACAAACTCAAACTTGAACTCGAAGGTCTTCAAGAACATCGCCGAATGGCTCGACATCGACCATCGACCGTACTCGACGCGCTTTTCGACGCTGGATGAAGTCTTGCTGGCCAATCGAAACGCAATCGCGCATGGCGAGCATCTCTTCATCGACATCGTCCGCTTCCAGACACTCGTCGAGGAAGTCGTCGAGATGCTTCATTGGTTCAAGACCGATATCGAGAACGCCGTGGCTCAGAAGGCCTTCCTGACCGCCGTACCATCGGGTGTCGCCACATCAACCGTCGCCGCGCCAACAGCCAGCGGGCGGGAGCCTCCAAGCGCCACATGA
- a CDS encoding DUF262 domain-containing protein, giving the protein MTARELQSQLHQARRQISTDAYGMSLGEVVTLYRSKELVIDPLYQRLFRWDESQKTRFVESVLLGLAVPPIFVFQREDGTWDLLDGLHPVMTILQLTGDLLDEKGRPVTPLVLRDTTLLPALSGMSWHGAVAEEDEDDDPEDDGTAFNIQLRLDLRRARIHVEILRHQCGMDVAQALFERFNANGTAFTPEELRLAMISLGKTDPSHMD; this is encoded by the coding sequence ATGACCGCCCGGGAACTCCAGAGTCAGCTCCATCAAGCGCGCCGCCAGATCTCCACAGACGCATACGGCATGTCGCTCGGAGAGGTCGTCACCCTCTATCGCTCCAAGGAGCTGGTGATCGATCCGCTCTACCAGCGCCTGTTCCGATGGGATGAATCGCAGAAGACCCGTTTCGTGGAGTCCGTTCTGCTCGGCCTCGCCGTTCCGCCGATATTCGTCTTTCAACGCGAAGACGGCACGTGGGACCTGCTGGACGGCCTGCATCCGGTCATGACAATCCTTCAATTGACCGGTGACTTGCTGGATGAGAAGGGCCGCCCAGTCACGCCACTCGTCCTCCGCGACACGACGCTCCTGCCTGCGCTGTCGGGCATGTCCTGGCACGGCGCGGTTGCCGAAGAAGATGAGGACGATGATCCCGAAGACGACGGCACGGCCTTCAACATCCAGCTGCGACTGGACCTCAGGCGTGCGCGAATCCATGTGGAGATCCTTCGGCATCAATGCGGAATGGACGTGGCGCAGGCGCTGTTCGAACGCTTCAACGCAAATGGGACGGCCTTTACGCCGGAGGAGCTTCGGCTGGCCATGATCTCGTTGGGCAAGACGGATCCCTCCCATATGGACTGA